A region of Peromyscus maniculatus bairdii isolate BWxNUB_F1_BW_parent chromosome 7, HU_Pman_BW_mat_3.1, whole genome shotgun sequence DNA encodes the following proteins:
- the LOC102922983 gene encoding olfactory receptor 8B4, giving the protein MTLRNNSVTEFILVGFSDQPALQPLLFLFFLVIYVLTVVGNLGLIILIGLNSSLHTPMYFFLFNLSFIDFCYSCVFTPKMLNDFVSENIISYMGCMIQLFFFCFFVNSECYVLVSMAYDRYVAICNPLLYTVTMSPKVCVLLILGSYVIGFAGAMAHTGSMLRLNFCDSNTIHHYLCEVLPLLQLSCTSTYANELVFFIVVGVVITVSSISIFISYALILSNILRIPSAEGRSKAFGTCGSHVVAVALFFGSGAFTYLTNSIPGSMEEGRFASVFYTNVVPMLNPLIYSLRNKDVKLALDKTLKRLLF; this is encoded by the coding sequence ATGACTCTGAGAAACAACTCTGTGACTGAATTTATCCTTGTGGGATTTTCAGACCAACCAGCTCTCCAGCcgctcctctttcttttcttcttggttaTCTATGTGCTCACTGTGGTAGGCAATTTGGGCTTGATCATCTTAATTGGGTTGAATTCTAGTCTTCATACCCCAATGTACTTTTTCCTCTTCAACTTGTCCTTTATAGATTTCTGTTATTCCTGTGTGTTCACCCCAAAAATGTTGAATGattttgtctcagaaaacattatctcCTACATGGGATGCATGATTCaactgtttttcttctgtttctttgtcaaTTCTGAGTGCTATGTGTTGGTGTCAATGGCCTAtgatcgctatgtggccatctgcaaccCTCTGCTGTACACAGTTACCATGTCTCCCAAGGTCTGTGTTCTGCTGATACTTGGTTCATATGTGATAGGGTTTGCTGGGGCCATGGCCCACACTGGAAGCATGCTGAGACTTAATTTCTGCGATTCCAACACAATCCACCACTATCTCTGTGAGGTTCTCCCCCTTCTACAGCTCTCCTGCACCAGCACTTATGCCAATGAGcttgtgttttttattgttgttggggTGGTCATCACAGTATCTAGTATCAGCATCTTTATCTCTTATGCTTTGATTCTCTCCAACATTCTTAGGATTCCTTCTGCTGAGGGCAGATCCAAAGCCTTTGGCACATGTGGCTCCCATGTAGTTGCTGTTGCTCTGTTTTTTGGGTCAGGGGCGTTTACCTATTTAACAAATTCTATCCCTGGGTCAATGGAAGAGGGAAGATTTGCTTCAGTATTTTATACCAATGTGGTTCCCATGCTGAACCCATTGATCTATAGTTTGAGGAATAAAGATGTTAAACTTGCCCTAGATAAAACCTTGAAGAGATTGCTCTTCTGA